In Methanomassiliicoccus sp., the genomic stretch GAGAACGTCCTGACCGCTCTTTCCTCCGCGGTCTCACCCGTACGTGGTTCCTGGAACTGGGTGACGCTCTCCACTTCCCTCTGAGCTTTTCCTGTCAGCTTTGAGGTATCGGTACCGCTGAACGTTTCCACGGCCCTTTCCTCCGGCGTACCTCCCTCACAGTACTCCTCATGTTTTAGGGGAAGCTCGGGCACCTTCATGTCATGCACTCCGGCCATATGGCCCCGGAGCACCTCTGTCAGCTCCTCCATGTGTTCCGTTTCCACTCGCGTTTCGCATATGGGGCATTTCACATACACTAGTCCTCACCTCCCCGGTCTTTCTTCAAGTGTAAGTATAAATCAGTTATTCACTGCTCACGGGATACACGATTATCATTTTCGATAAGTACTTAAATACAAACTTAGAAAGTAACAAGTTTATAAAACAACTGGATGGCCATCTACATCATCTCCGATTAAGAAGAGAATATCGAGAAGTACTACATATTTGGGCACTGGTCACTTGACCGATGACGGGGCATCGAAGGACGTGGTGCGCCCGAACATGAGGAGCCCTCCTAGTAAGGGAAGATCTCGAACAACTGCCTGTAAAAAGGGATATCCTACCTCATATCCGTGAGACCGACAAAGATGAAAATGGCAGAAATTGAGGTGACCCCAGCACATCTGTGGGCGATTGAGATGTTCAAGGAGCGCGAGGGGCGGATTACATCAAGAACTTAGCCCATGGACCCATCGATCCCATTGCCCTCGTCGGCATACCCCAGGGACCTGGAGCTCATGAACGATAGAAGGGAAGGTACGAGGGTCTCAGCTTCGTCCATGCATGAGGGTTTGATCATGTACATGTCAGCCCCCAAGCTCATGGCCAGTTCTTTATCGTTCATGGCATCGGAACCCGTCAGGACGATGGTAGGGATCGCTGAGAGCTCAGGGTTGTTCATGCGAATCTTCAGGAATTCGAACCCATCCATGCGTGGCATCTTTAGGTCCAGAAGGATCAGGTCCGGTGTGTGGTCCTCGCCTACTGACTCCAGATAGTAGAGTGCCTTCTCCCCGTCACA encodes the following:
- a CDS encoding response regulator; translated protein: MRILLVEDNMGDAKLISILVETSTVPIVIEHVCDGEKALYYLESVGEDHTPDLILLDLKMPRMDGFEFLKIRMNNPELSAIPTIVLTGSDAMNDKELAMSLGADMYMIKPSCMDEAETLVPSLLSFMSSRSLGYADEGNGIDGSMG